A window from Drosophila nasuta strain 15112-1781.00 chromosome 3, ASM2355853v1, whole genome shotgun sequence encodes these proteins:
- the LOC132789050 gene encoding cell division cycle protein 27 homolog, protein MMIQEPVQAAIWHCLNHYDHKDAVFLAERLCSEVESDETIFLLATSYYRSNQLHQAHWLLDEKARRSPQCRYLQAKCAYELKKYAKAESALIANGFADSKHFDEVQRDFGELACFAYQLMAQVCMRTERQKLAVTALQRALKLNPFMWHAFADLCLLGQDTDATAIFQIQSTDVFNTCQASSANVNSMVLFNGNGSANEQQQQHLEQLLLNNLSNNSNYIFNTPVDQQQQQLLQQNNNTSMATLQNLMTPNNNINNNINNNNNLNSSITMLRGGVQQQLNTNSNSSMMLLEDTPMATHDGPTQQQQLYDTTNGTPFRRQFKYLSTISPLTPSFGIMPLASPSDGSNSMVALQSNLSMSTTYSPLPQMQMLVEVNQEPKIIGKKLKTHVGGIINRQEKSKPVFTQGGNITPRTSNNIVGNTPNNPNPNAAVRRSSRLFSNSAYSVKENNKSPNITNNNKFVQPRSPPRKTKSSRMPKICLSNELIEEKTHHHLAEKLSEKQSRKEKEKVETITSAATAGNNNQHTTIANNNRSSSEDAKVLLNNSLNNAQTLAHQLLSMKKQSADGLMLLLRDLAEGYKLLSAFHCKAAIKQMESTIPKHHLNSSYVQSLIGMCRYELREYEAAVGIFKEIHETEPSRLDYMEIYSTSLWHLQKEVALSALAQDLISQDKRSPVTWCVAGNCFSLHKEHETAIKFFKRAVQVDADFVYSYTLLGHELVLTEEFDKAMDYFRSAVVRDPRHYNAWFGIGTIYSKQEKYELAEQHYVKALKINPWNSVILVHIGAMQFFMQKKDLALQTLNTAATLDPKNPLARFHRGSIYFSLGKYQEALRELEELKEIVPKESVVFYLIGKIHKTLGNMDLALMHFSWATDLDPKGANNQIKDAFDSMAHPNCCPATDNALDVDFEPTSDRSDDSTQAQQDVSYDSDF, encoded by the exons ATGATGATTCAAGAACCCGTGCAG GCCGCCATATGGCATTGCCTCAATCACTACGATCATAAAGATGCTGTTTTTCTAGCTGAGCGACTTTGCTCCGAAG TGGAAAGCGACGAGAcgatatttttattggccacCAGCTATTACCGTTCAAATCAATTGCATCAGGCCCATTGGCTGTTGGACGAGAAGGCGCGTCGATCGCCACAATGCCGCTATCTGCAGGCCAAATGCGCCTATGAACTGAAGAAATATGCGAAAGCCGAGAGCGCATTGATTGCGAATGGTTTCGCGGACAGTAAACACTTTGATGAAGTGCAACGTGACTTTGGTGAACTCGCCTGCTTCGCATACCAATTGATGGCCCAAGTCTGCATGCGTACCGAACGCCAAAAGTTGGCTGTGACGGCGTTGCAACGTGCCCTCAAACTGAATCCATTCATGTGGCATGCGTTTGCCGATCTGTGCCTGCTGGGACAGGATACGGATGCAACGGCAATATTCCAAATACAAAGCACTGATGTGTTCAACACTTGCCAGGCGAGCAGCGCCAATGTCAATTCGATGGTGCTCTTCAATGGCAATGGCTCGGccaacgagcagcagcagcagcatctggAGCAGCTACTGCTTAACAATTTAagcaataattcaaattatatattcaataCGCCTGTggatcagcaacagcagcagctgctacagcagaacaacaacaccagcatgGCAACGTTACAGAATCTAATGacgcccaacaacaacatcaacaataacatcaataacaacaacaatctcaACAGTTCGATTACCATGCTGCGTGGCGGCGTCCAACAACAGCTGAATACGAATAGCAATTCGAGCATGATGCTCCTCGAGGACACACCCATGGCCACGCACGATGGACccacacagcaacagcaattgtaTGATACAACTAATGGGACACCGTTTCGCAGacaatttaaatacttgtCCACCATATCGCCGTTGACGCCCAGCTTCGGTATCATGCCATTGGCCAGTCCCAGTGATGGGAGCAACTCAATGGTCGCCTTACAGTCCAATTTAAGCATGTCCACGACATACTCACCGCTgccacaaatgcaaatgctggTCGAGGTCAATCAGGAGCCAAAAATCATTGGTAAAAAGTTGAAGACTCATGTGGGCGGTATAATCAATCGCCAGGAGAAGAGCAAACCCGTTTTTACACAGGGCGGCAACATAACGCCCCGCACTTCAAACAATATTGTTGGAAACACACCCaacaatcccaatcccaatgcGGCAGTGCGTCGCAGTTCACGTTTATTCAGCAATTCAGCGTATTCGGTGAAGGAGAACAACAAATCGCCAAAtatcaccaacaacaataaatttgtgcAGCCGCGTTCACCTCCACGCAAAACTAAATCATCGCGTATGCCGAAAATCTGTTTAAGCAACGAGCTCATCGAGGAAAAGACACATCATCATCTGGCGGAGAAACTCAGTGAGAAACAGTCGCgcaaggagaaggagaaggtgGAAACAATCACATCGGCAGCCACAGCTGGCAACAATAATCAGCACACCACAATCGCAAACAATAATCGAAGCAGCTCGGAGGATGCCAAAGTGCTGCTTAACAATAGCCTCAACAATGCTCAGACTTTGGCACACCAGCTGCTTAGCATGAAGAAGCAATCGGCCGATGGCCTAATGCTGCTTCTACGTGATCTGGCCGAAGGCTATAAGCTATTGTCGGCATTCCATTGCAAGGCGGCAATTAAGCAGATGGAGTCGACGATACCAAAGCATCATTTAAACTCCAGCTATGTGCAATCATTGATCGGCATGTGCCGGTATGAGTTGCGTGAATACGAGGCCGCTGTGGGCATCTTTAAAGAGATTCATGAGACGGAACCGTCTCGCCTCGACTACATGGAGATCTATTCAACATCGCTGTGGCACTTGCAAAAGGAAGTTGCGCTCTCAGCACTGGCCCAAGACCTCATCAGTCAGGATAAACGCAGTCCAGTGACGTGGTGTGTGGCCGGCAATTGTTTCTCGTTGCACAAGGAGCACGAAACGGCCATTAAGTTCTTCAAGCGTGCCGTTCAAGTGGATGCAGACTTTGTCTACAGTTACACGCTGCTTGGCCATGAGCTTGTGCTGACCGAGGAGTTTGACAAAGCTATGGATTACTTCCGATCGGCGGTGGTGCGAGATCCACGGCACTATAATGCCTGGTTTGGCATTGGCACCATCTACTCCAAGCAGGAAAAATACGAGCTGGCTGAACAACACTATGTGAAGGCGTTAAAGATCAATCCATGGAATTCTGTCATCTTGGTGCACATCGGGGCCATGCAGTTCTTTATGCAGAAAAAGGATTTGGCATTGCAAACACTTAACACTGCAGCTACGTTAGATCCAAAAAATCCGCTAGCGCGTTTCCATCGCGGCTCCATCTATTTCTCGCTGGGCAAATATCAGGAGGCGTTGCGAGAACTCGAGGAACTTAAGGAGATTGTGCCAAAGGAGTCGGTGGTGTTTTATCTAATCGGAAAGATTCACAAGACGCTGGGCAACATGGATCTGGCATTAATGCACTTCAGCTGGGCCACCGATCTGGACCCCAAGGGCGCgaataatcaaatcaaagaTGCCTTCGACTCAATGGCGCATCCCAATTGTTGTCCAGCCACCGACAATGCACTGGATGTGGACTTTGAACCAACCTCGGATCGTTCCGATGACTCAACGCAGGCGCAGCAAGATGTTAGCTACGACAGCGACTTCTAA
- the LOC132789063 gene encoding mediator of RNA polymerase II transcription subunit 4, whose amino-acid sequence MSFHLSTKDRLLQLIDDMEMISKELIDQAHQKISTTELVDLLELLVSKDEEMRRTFELAEEQAKVEDATDKLLAKVEVHDREIQKLQKSLKDAELILSTAIFQARQKLASINQANRRPVSSEELIKYAHRISSANAVSAPLTWCIGDLRRPYPTDIEMRNGLLGKSEQNINGGIVTHQNSAIQSDTQRSLSGASSAGGGEVPNAFQNQFSWNLGELHMMGASGNSVALETRAHKESSAPDDVEVMSTDSSSSSSSDSQ is encoded by the exons ATGTCCTTTCACTTAAGCACAAAGGATCGCCTGCTTCAATTAATTGACGACATGGAAATGATATCAAAAGAACTAATCGACCAAGCCCATCAGAAAATCTCGACCACCGAACTTGTGGATTTGCTGGAACTACTAGTTTCCAAAGACGAGGAAATGAGAAGAACGTTTGAGCTGGCCGAGGAGCAAGCTAAAGTCGAGGATGCAACCGATAAACTACTGGCCAAAGTCGAAGTTCAC GACCGGGAAATTCAAAAGCTACAAAAATCTCTCAAGGATGCCGAATTGATATTGTCTACAGCAATATTTCAAGCACGACAAAAGTTAGCCAGCATTAATCAAGCCAACAGGCGACCAGTCTCATCAGAGGAACTCATAAAATACGCACACCGCATTAGCTCTGCGAATGCTGTTAGTGCTCCTCTGACTTGGTGCATTGGCGACCTTCGACGGCCATATCCCACAGACATTGAGATGCGCAACGGCCTTTTGGGCAAATCAGAGCAGAATATCAATGGAGGCATTGTGACACACCAGAACAGTGCTATTCAATCGGATACCCAACGTAGCTTAAGCGGCGCAAGCAGCGCAGGTGGAGGCGAAGTACCCAATGCATTTCAAAATCAATTCAGTTGGAATCTTGGTGAATTGCACATGATGGGCGCTTCGGGCAATTCGGTGGCCCTCGAAACACGCGCCCACAAAGAATCCTCAGCGCCCGATGATGTCGAAGTCATGTCCACCGACAGTTCAAGCTCCAGTTCGAGTGATTCGCAGTag
- the LOC132789048 gene encoding LOW QUALITY PROTEIN: protein hobbit (The sequence of the model RefSeq protein was modified relative to this genomic sequence to represent the inferred CDS: inserted 2 bases in 1 codon; deleted 1 base in 1 codon) yields the protein MLLHIAIFALLLFLFVYWILPTGISWYLVNRFRVKVRIGRISLPYLSLKNVHISKSGFSVQIEEVCLRSSFFTTEVTKLLSIYVKDIRINKDIHSSRQDDVNEGFYYEPRKKSEVRGVPDFRQTKVPASIITFAQFMAVHVNNISVVLMNNDFDPGWFIHATAKELHLDGSIVQNARVLLVNAALTEAQAKMLRHCNTRRQSLENLNKIRPCLGEVSFDVALDASLFAHGPLSMDTLSLVINNCKSVIHGGLYEFLSEAKQRTHPGEQSKRLQKTLTPVASSYDNDNYEKLAPIIPKNFNFSIKAATFSAVKENSQNDFSAKLQLFTITGKFNSKIVDEKTLLPSMLAKLVFQHLDIDTKYEKLLFVEQFTIDSVLEKDIFNLYVKLKTFQIIYNHSEIYDFVNNNFLARQRASSHQLLQLGNKQLSLPDNLGVEALTPTSSPAKQRRDGGVLEWIMQRIVVKGCAELWNVSLLMKLDDQHIAMSVSHTRFLLEQFEEKRSTKYRNKFLNLLLNKRQWSMELMVETLWSNLANSNNDTNNLKKTHSPGSPFFLGVSLVKLCSYANTTKLDISIHTFRTEYSMQLAEFIVMSMQCVKQYGGLSNXNKSNNCKKRPSSSSGELTGTALRVSVKVKDITAYFVNHHNVFMLLSFSEINLTRSQHFTTLKLEEFQMAIMRSMTASALCLTDFSDVFASCKLIRLEHELHPEVDNSLGKLSIHIPGNTEAIWNSNLHMHLLTLVRDMKDLKLELAKPTTPVQLEETKPKRTLIIELAAERSTICELKLSERHTIRLKVENLYFGNKAHNIIYAENVFVKIDDQHIFTVKELKMLSRPHMDVLTYERQNFPGFVLPSNKVWEVTIGSFKAIFPYDHDFYDAINNELVTHFKWLKLVHNYKKKPFTVHSPLPSDLIIQIKEFLLEISDDPFEVKLRDNYVLLVDEYHESLKRKELFDKKIGELCSERLLMPAGTIESLYANLVKKNSEIYIHRSKKIRESGPVRTRLLAWIMTDVEILAMADTSIHGYENVTRTMREIDSESPWPEEGLQFTTLWCRGVNVSCSEWKFMLRDFPQPMFAVKSMRLYGNLCGAEQMASKRAKRDVYVEVGEPFQTYVVQRSMTTIKFYHDFDCELESCSYAFGPCWEPVMAQCNLSFEKISAPSKDPSPTLPFWDKLRLLLHGRLTLIAKRFTVLLHASLDPYNTTEEMELTWNNCGIVWTNAKIMFKGELNVTVRTASRYDDCRLLHFPNLKLTFKLNWICLANPNDHHAVMPCAPDKLPEYSSNQVHDSFRAFRSLNLNVWASFETKPKVGEEVDADIPSLVLYGSTLRWFESLKLILSGVTRPTRRGPVFNNVRPRKKQLSRHYKKANLQMCLHKFQVHYLMSHALHKGFQLNGRRVSFSSEYCLTLNPIDDGLIHRPRADWSTVYMNCELNDAEIWLRSSVTEKIDSSSENLASAGQSVRFYFLSVAKVSYGREALIPTPASNAEEDKTKSTTPTHKLVVYDLKGAWTKSNRDVAFALFDSFMKSQKLKNNLSTEAVKSYRKEAPNSAVLKHKRSDSTITLSSTSSEVLPISNAGSMKKAPGQVHATAMLQQLIAEADHKFNVYSDDHSTQSRELQLQGLQACSVQDIIHENWSISLVNSQVLLKGCETSGYVIISAAKAEILQREHRPVWRDRSLISKTTWKGLLECMQYYATVSAGDNDSLLEREIMWLTVDNIQDKDETLINNLPDDISILVGSGRSVGGVVSETVGAFLSDNSGQAQPVQLQRIVSKCKCEFFYVSYGDAIDPNSITEVPPPPSEETLSPWEKQDDPVDAFTLMHHDLDVFTNSLQYAMILDIVNNLLLYVEPQRKQAAEKLTRMRFQLQLHSTEDQKRPIQKKQTVIRSLLMQIRSLERDIHLISKERIEEGDTLELRMDFERVQQLIRESKEELNLHSEELDMMLLCYKETQLSQLSKISNVRSDKSVTMVRANEICFKRAQWRLTETDGQIGIADLVLSAFLYTKKSKSDDSVEHLLELGNIRMENLLPREIYRDVLLATEIQKDMPVDTHKRVLRIFCREKPPVGGISVKDHFEINVAPITIAITKKFYSTMLKFCFPDRDASETEVSDELDDNASSSSASSTNLQAKPSSSKRSGKSKKSAKDSEFYVKIEKDDVEKMKERAEKNKLFIYIKIPEVPVRVSYKGNKEKNLEDITDYSLVIPTLEYHNVTWTWLDLLLAMKSVSKRVIVSQAIKQKLQIHRRQPVQSAGERATPQEEDKAKMLFGNRLLNENRNQRKGGVFKFPSSGKRSD from the exons ATGTTACTGCACATAGCGATATTTGCTCTACTGCTCTTCCTATTTGTTTACTG GATATTGCCTACGGGCATTAGCTGGTATCTTGTTAATCGTTTTCGGGTTAAAGTGCGCATTGGCCGCATATCGCTGCCCTATCTGTCGCTGAAGAATGTCCACATCAGCAAAAGCGGCTTTTCTGTC CAAATTGAAGAAGTCTGTCTACGTAGCAGTTTCTTTACCACAGAGGTGACTAAGCTCTTGTCCATTTATGTGAAGGACATTCGCATAAATAAAGACATACATAGCAGTCGGCAGGATGACGTCAATGAAGGTTTCTACTATGAGCCTCGCAAGAAATCCGAGGTCAGGGGTGTTCCCGACTTTCGCCAGACCAAAGTTCCCGCTAGCATCATTACATTTGCACAGTTCATGGCCGTGCATGTGAACAATATATCTGTGGTCCTCATGAACAATGACTTCGATCCAGGCTGGTTCATACATGCGACTGCCAAGGAGCTGCATCTTGATGGCAGCATTGTGCAAAATGCACGCGTTTTGCTTGTCAATGCTGCGCTAACAGAGGCGCAGGCCAAAATGTTGAGGCATTGCAATACACGACGGCAGTCCTTGGAGAATCTCAATAAAATACGTCCCTGCCTCGGCGAGGTTAGCTTCGATGTGGCATTGGATGCCTCCCTCTTTGCACATGGGCCGCTCTCCATGGAT ACTCTAAGCCTGGTcattaataattgcaaatccGTCATACACGGCGGACTGTACGAGTTCCTCAGCGAGGCCAAGCAACGCACCCATCCGGGTGAGCAGTCCAAGCGACTGCAAAAGACCTTGACGCCAGTGGCCAGCAGCTATGACAATGATAACTATGAGAAACTGGCGCCCATCATACCAAAGAACTTCAATTTCAGCATTAAAGCAGCCACATTTTCAGCAGTCAAAGAGAACTCGCAAAACGATTTCAGTgccaaattgcaattattcaCG ATAACGGGTAAATTCAACTCGAAGATTGTGGACGAAAAGACGCTGTTGCCCTCGATGCTGGCGAAGCTTGTGTTTCAGCATCTAGATATTGATACCAAATATGAGAAATTGCTCTTTGTGGAACAGTTTACTATAGACTCGGTG CTGGAGAAAGACATATTCAATCTGTATGTGAAACTCAAGACATTCCAAATCATTTACAATCACAGCGAAATCTATGATTTcgttaataataatttcctGGCACGCCAACGTGCGAGCAGCCATCAATTGCTGCAGTTGGGCAATAAGCAATTATCCTTACCGGATAATTTGGGTGTAGAAGCTTTGACTCCTACTTCATCGCCAGCAAAGCAACGACGAGATGGGGGCGTTCTGGAATGGATCATGCAACGCATTGTGGTTAAAGGTTGTGCAGAGCTGTGGAATGTTTCGTTGCTCATGAAATTGGACGACCAACACATTGCCATGAGTGTTAGTCACACACGCTTTCTACTCGAGCAGTTTGAGGAGAAGCGCAGCACGAAGTATCGCAATAAGTTCCTGAATTTGTTGCTAAACAAACGACAATGGAGCATGGAACTGATGGTGGAAACGTTGTGGTCCAATCTGGCCAACTCC AACAATGATACCAACAATCTAAAGAAGACACATTCACCCGGCTCGCCATTTTTCCTGGGCGTCAGTCTTGTTAAGTTGTGCTCCTATGCAAACACCACCAAGTTGGACATTTCCATACACACGTTTCGCACGGAATACAGCATGCAGTTGGCTGAATTTATAGTCATGTCGATGCAATGCGTTAAGCAGTATGGAGGCCTAAGCAA AAACAAGTCAAACAACTGCAAAAAACGCCCCAGCAGTAGCTCCGGTGAGCTAACAGGCACAGCATTGCGTGTCTCGGTGAAAGTAAAAGACATTACTGCATATTTTGTGAATCATCACAATGTCTTTATGTTGTTGAGTTTCTCGGAGATCAATCTTACGCGATCACAGCATTTTACCACACTTAAGCTGGAGGAGTTCCAAATGGCAATTATGCGTTCGATGACTGCTTCCGCATTGTGCCTGACGGACTTTTCGGATGTGTTTGCCAGCTGCAAGTTAATACGCCTGGAGCATGAACTTCACCCAGAGGTGGATAATTCGCTTGGCAAGCTATCCATTCATATACCGGGCAATACGGAAGCCATCTGGAACTCGAATTTGCACATGCATCTGTTGACTCTGGTGCGCGACATGAAGGATCTGAAATTGGAGCTGGCAAAACCCACGACACCAGTGCAATTGGAGGAGACGAAACCCAAACGTACGCTAATCATTGAACTGGCAGCGGAGCGTAGCACTATTTGTGAACTGAAGCTATCGGAACGGCATACAATACGTCTGAAGGTGGAGAATCTGTATTTCGGCAATAAGGCGCATAACATTATCTATGCGGAGAATGTGTTTGTCAAGATCGACGATCAGCACATCTTTACGGTCAAAGAGCTAAAAATGCTGTCTCGTCCACACATGGATGTGCTTACCTATGAGCGACAAAACTTTCCAGGCTTCGTGCTGCCGTCGAACAAGGTGTGGGAGGTAACAATTGGTTCGTTTAAGGCGATCTTTCCATATGACCATGACTTCTACGATGCCATCAACAACGAGCTCGTTACGCACTTCAAGTGGCTCAAACTGGTGCATAATTACAAGAAGAAACCCTTCACAGTGCACTCGCCATTGCCCAGTGATTTGATCATCCAAATTAAGGAATTCCTTCTCGAAATTAGCGATGATCCCTTCGAGGTGAAGCTGCGCGACAATTACGTGCTGCTGGTAGACGAATATCATGAGAGTTTGAAGCGCAAGGAATTGTTTGACAAGAAGATTGGCGAGCTGTGCTCCGAGCGACTGCTGATGCCCGCGGGCACCATTGAAAGCCTTTATGCGAATCTCGTCAAGAAGAACTCGGAAATCTATATACATCGCTCGAAGAAGATACGCGAAAGCGGACCGGTGCGCACACGGTTACTCGCTTGGATCATGACGGATGTAGAGATCTTGGCCATGGCCGATACTTCCATTCATGGCTATGAGAATGTTACGCGTACTATGCGGGAAATCGACTCGGAGAGTCCTTGGCCCGAGGAGGGATTGCAGTTCACGACGCTCTGGTGTCGTGGTGTCAACGTCAGCTGCTCCGAGTGGAAGTTTATGTTAAG AGACTTTCCGCAGCCAATGTTTGCTGTGAAGAGCATGCGTCTCTATGGTAACCTTTGTGGCGCTGAACAAATGGCTTCAAAGCGCGCCAAACGCGATGTTTACGTCGAAGTGGGTGAACCCTTCCAAACCTATGTGGTGCAACGCAGCATGACAACGATCAAGTTCTACCACGATTTCGACTGTGAGCTGGAGAGCTGTAGTTATGCTTTTGGACCCTGCTGGGAGCCCGTCATGGCCCAGTGTAATTTGAGCTTTGAGAAAATCTCAGCGCCATCCAAGGATCCGAGTCCAACGCTGCCATTCTGGGACAAGTTGCGTCTACTGTTGCATGGTCGTTTGACGCTGATTGCCAAACGATTTACGGTGCTGTTGCATGCCTCTCTGGATCCCTACAACACCACCGAGGAAATGGAGCTGACGTGGAACAACTGCGGCATTGTTTGGACAAATGCCAAGATTATGTTTAAGGGTGAACTTAAT GTAACAGTGCGAACGGCGTCGCGTTACGACGACTGTCGTCTGCTGCACTTTCCTAACTTAAAGCTGACATTCAAGCTGAATTGGATTTGTCTCGCAAATCCCAATGATCATCATGCTGTGATGCCCTGCGCACCCGACAAACTGCCCGAGTACTCTAGCAACCAGGTGCACGATTCGTTTCGCGCCTTTCGCTCTCTCAACCTCAATGTCTGGGCTTCGTTTGAGACGAAACCCAAGGTGGGCGAGGAGGTGGACGCAGATATACCTAGCCTTGTGTTGTATGGCAGCACTTTGCGCTGGTTCGAGAGTCTTAAGCTCATCCTGTCGGGCGTTACACGTCCCACACGTCGAGGTCCGGTCTTTAACAACGTGCGACCGCGCAAGAAGCAGCTAAGTCGACACTACAAGAAAGCCAATCTGCAGATGTGTCTGCACAAGTTCCAAGTGCACTACTTGATGTCGCATGCTTTGCACAAGGGATTTCAGCTGAATGGGCGACGTGTGTCCTTTAGTTCCGAGTATTGTCTAACTCTCAATCCGATTGACGATGGCTTGATACATCGACCACGTGCGGATTGGTCCACGGTGTACATGAATTGTGAGCTGAACGATGCAGAGATCTGGCTGAGGAGCAGTGTCACCGAGAAAATAGACAGCAGCTCTGAGAATTTGGCCAGTGCTGGCCAAAGTGTGCGCTTCTATTTTCTAAGTGTGGCAAAAGTTTCGTATGGCCGTGAGGCTTTGATACCAACACCGGCCAGCAACGCGGAAGAGGATAAAACCAAATCAACGACTCCTACACACAAGCTAGTCGTATACGATCTGAAAGGTGCATGGACCAAGAGCAATCGAGATGTGGCTTTTGCGCTATTCGATTCGTTTATGAAGTCGCAAAAGCTCAAGAACAATCTGTCCACGGAAGCAGTCAAAAGCTATCGCAAGGAGGCGCCCAATTCGGCGGTGTTGAAGCACAAGCGCAGCGATAGCACCATTACCTTGTCCAGCACCAGCAGTGAGGTGTTGCCCA TTTCCAATGCAGGCTCGATGAAGAAGGCGCCGGGTCAGGTGCATGCTACGGCGATGCTGCAGCAACTGATCGCCGAAGCAGATCACAAGTTCAATGTGTACAGCGATGATCACAGCACACAGTCCAGGGAGTTGCAGTTACAAGGACTGCAGGCCTGCTCCGTGCAGGACATCATTCATGAAAACTGGTCCATTAGTCTAGTCAACTCGCAGGTGCTGCTGAAGGGCTGCGAGACCTCAGGTTATGTCATCATCAGTGCAGCCAAAGCGGAGATATTGCAGCGGGAGCATCGACCTGTTTGGCGAGATCGTTCGCTCATTTCGAAGACCACTTGGAAAGGTTTGCTCGAGTGCATGCAGTACTATGCCACCGTCAGTGCAGGCGACAATGATTCGCTGCTGGAGCGCGAAATCATGTGGCTGACTGTCGATAATATTCAGGATAAAGATGAGACTCTCATCAATAATTTGCCCGATGATATTTCCATTTTGGTGGGCAGTGGACGCAGTGTGGGCGGCGTGGTGTCTGAAACAGTTGGCGCCTTTCTTAGCGACAACTCTGGCCAGGCACAGCCGGTGCAACTGCAGCGCATCGTCTCGAAGTGCAAGTGTGAGTTCTTTTACGTTAGCTACGGCGATGCCATCGATCCCAACAGCATCACTGAGgtgccgccgccgccatcCGAGGAGACATTGTCGCCGTGGGAGAAACAGGATGATCCTGTGGATGCCTTTACGCTGATGCATCACGATCTGGACGTGTTTACGAACTCGCTGCAGTACGCCATGATCCTGGACATTGTCAACAATCTGCTATTGTATGTGGAGCCGCAGCGCAAGCAGGCAGCGGAGAAACTGACACGCATGCGCTTCCAACTGCAGTTGCACTCGACGGAGGATCAAAAGCGGCCCATACAAAAGAAGCAGACAGTCATCAGGAGTCTGCTGATGCAGATTAGATCGCTGGAGCGGGACATTCATCTGATCAGCAAGGAGCGCATTGAGGAGGGCGACACGTTGGAATTGCGCATGGACTTTGAACGCGTCCAGCAACTGATACGTGAGAGCAAGGAGGAGCTCAATTTGCACAGCGAGGAGTTGGAcatgatgttgttgtgctaCAAGGAAACACAGCTCTCGCAACTGAGCAAAATCTCCAATGTGCGTTCCGACAAATCGGTGACCATGGTGCGAGCCAATGAGATTTGCTTCAAGCGCGCTCAGTGGCGACTCACGGAGACGGATGGACAGATTGGTATTGCGGATTTGGTGCTGAGCGCTTTTCTCTACACAAAGAAGTCCAAGAGCGATGATTCCGTGGAGCATCTGCTGGAGTTGGGCAACATACGGATGGAGAATCTTCTGCCACGAGAAATCTATCGCGATGTGCTGCTTGCCACAGAGATACAAAAAGATATGCCTGTGGATACGCATAAGCGTGTCCTCCGCATCTTTTGTCGGGAGAAGCCGCCAGTGGGAGGCATTTCGGTCAAGGATCACTTTGAAATCAATGTGGCTCCCATTACCATAGCAATCACCAAGAAGTTCTATAGCACCATGTTGAAGTTTTGTTTCCCCGATCGCGATGCATCCGAGACTGAGGTCAGCGATGAGCTGGACGACAATGCGTCCAGCAGTTCAGCATCGTCGACCAATCTTCAGGCGAAACCCTCATCCTCGAAACGTTCAGGCAAGAGCAAGAAGAGCGCCAAGGACTCGGAGTTCTATGTGAAAATCGAAAAGGATGATGTGGAGAAGATGAAGGAGCGTGCGGAGAAGAACAAATTGTTTATCTACATCAAAATTCCCGAGGTGCCCGTGCGTGTCAGCTACAAGGGCAACAAGGAGAAGAACTTGGAAGACATCACCGACTACTCGCTGGTGATACCCACATTAGAGTATCACAATGTCACCTGGACGTGGCTCGATCTGTTGCTCGCAATGAAATCGGTAAGCAAGCGAGTCATTGTTTCGCAGGCCATCAAACAGAAGCTGCAGATCCATCGACGTCAGCCGGTGCAGTCAGCAGGAGAGCGTGCCACACCTCAAGAGGAGGATAAGGCCAAGATGCTCTTTGGCAATCGTTTGTTG aACGAGAATCGCAACCAAAGAAAAGGTGGCGTCTTCAAGTTTCCCTCGAGCGGCAAGAGATcagattaa